From the genome of Aphelocoma coerulescens isolate FSJ_1873_10779 unplaced genomic scaffold, UR_Acoe_1.0 HiC_scaffold_97, whole genome shotgun sequence, one region includes:
- the LOC138102627 gene encoding LOW QUALITY PROTEIN: deleted in malignant brain tumors 1 protein-like (The sequence of the model RefSeq protein was modified relative to this genomic sequence to represent the inferred CDS: deleted 1 base in 1 codon), whose amino-acid sequence MAAPGALRGPARCARGRLPLTWSLLGLLYLGGWALPPPPAQVRLAGGARRCEGQVQVALNGTWAHLCEPAWGLPEAQVTCAQVRCGRALAAPGGSRFGPARGGTWPAGVRCQGSEGALGECQVRALGNLTCPPGGAAAVLCAGEQPEEGQVRLAGGPHRCAGRVEVFHAGRWGTVCDDSWDVADAQVTCRQVRCGPALWAPGAAQFGRGSGVIWLDETNCTGTEPHLGACPARTWGRNDCYHGEDAGAVCADSLLPEPPHLRLAGGSHRCAGRVELLHLGRWGGVCAHTWGPREAQVVCRHLGCGSALPAPPAAAPAAAPGQVWLEQVSCGGSESDLSQCRAGPWRERTCAEGGRASVVCSGSALSNHSQVRLSGGPGACAGRVELLHAGTWGSVCDDTWAFSAAAVVCRYLGCGQVIAAPPRARFGPGRGPVWLDGLTCTGAEGALDECGHKGWGVHTCDHSEDAGVVCSGSGLADLAHLRLAEGASRCAGRLQVLHEGRWGGVCAHTWDLAAAQVSCRQLGCGPALEASKVSAGGEELTWVEAVRCNGTEGNLLECQVQVWGAPRCPHATVTCAAPGTTLTSSGATLAPSGVTPAPSGATLAPSGATLTPSGATPAPSGATPTPPGEPQAPPGEQPEEGQVRLAGGPHRCAGRVEVFHAGRWGTVCDDSWDVADAEVTCRQVRCGPALWAPGAARFGEGAGPIWLDGLRCAGSEEHLAQCPARPWGEHTCNHVEDASAICSGSGLSAVPQVRLSGAPDRCAGRVEVLHEHLWGTVCDDTWDLRHARVICRQLGCGAALEAPGAARYGRGAGPIWLDDVTCAGDERDLFQCPARTWGQHNCHHGEDAGVVCAGNFSSGELRLVAGPHLCAGRVEVLHEGQWGTVCDDGWDMNDAQVVCRQVGCGAALAALSRSHFGAASGQIWLDEVTCAGSERHLAQCHARTWGQHNCNHGEDAGVVCAAPSSAAPLTPVQEEEEPFQVRLADGPGRCAGRVEVLHLGRWGTVCDDTWDLAAARVTCRQLGCGTAVSAPGRARFGPGTDPIWLDGMHCTGEELTLAQCDHRRWGEHNCGHSEDASAVCTGADPPQVRLRGGPGPCAGQVQVLHNRSWHQVCGQRWGLPEAQVVCRQVGCGPALGAPVGPHLPAGGAGLLQGLTCEGSESQLLECRRRDAGLGTCGAGGAAGVLCATPTGAAPSCAYLVALLVLLTSLSGALLWLTLRARCVTAHLDAPRVPGAIYLPRRAPPGEADELQLMEDAP is encoded by the exons ATGGCGGCTCCAGGGGCGCTCCGGGGCCCCGCCAGGTGCGCGCGGGGGCGGCTCCCGCTCACCTGGAGCCTCCTGGGGCTGCTCTACCTGGGCG GttgggcgctgccgccgccgccggcccagGTGCGCCTGGCCGGGGGTGCCAGGCGCTGCGAGGGGCAGGTGCAGGTGGCGCTGAacggcacctgggcacacctgtgcGAGCCCGCCTGGGGCCTGCCCGAGGCCCAGgtcacctgtgcccaggtgcgcTGCGGCCGCGCCCTGGCGGCCCCCGGCGGCTCCCGCTTCGGGCCCGCGCGGGGCGGCACCTGGCCGGCAGGTGTGCGGTGCCAGGGCAGCGAGGGCGCGCTGGGCGAGTGCCAGGTGAGAGCCCTGGGCAACCTCACCTGCCCGCCGGGAGGGGCCGCGGCCGTGCTGTGCgcag gtgagcAGCCGGAGGAGGGCCAGGTGCGCCTGGCCGGGGGCCCGCACAGGTGCGCGGGGCGCGTGGAGGTTTTCCACGCGGGCAGGTGGGGCACGGTGTGCGACGACTCGTGGGACGTGGCGGACGCGCAGGTCACCTGCCGCCAGGTGCGCTGCGGCCCCGCGCTCTGGGCGCCGGGGGCGGCGCAGTTCGGGCGCGGCTCAGGTGTGATCTGGCTGGACGAGACCAACTGCACGGGCACCGAGCCGCACCTGGGCGCCTGCCCCGCGCGCACCTGGGGCCGCAACGACTGCTACCATGGCGAGGACGCCGGCGCCGTGTGCGCAG ACTCGCTGCTGCCGGAGCCGCCTCACCTGCGCCTGGCCGGGGGCTCGCACCGCTGCGCCGGCCGcgtggagctgctgcacctgggCAGGTGGGGCGGGGTCTGCGCGCACACCTGGGGCCCGCGGGAGGCTCAGGTGGTCTGCAGGCACCTGGGCTGCGGCAGCGCcctgcccgccccgcccgccgccgcgcccgccgccgcacCTGGGCAGGTGTGGCTGGAGCAGGTGAGCTGCGGCGGCTCCGAGAGCGACCTGAGCCAGTGCCGGGCGGGGCCCTGGAGGGAGCGCACCTGTGCGGAGGGGGGGCGT GCCAGCGTGGTGTGCTCAG GCTCGGCGCTCTCCAACCACAGCCAGGTGCGGCTCTCGGGCGGGCCCGGTGCGTGCGCGGGCCGCGTGGAGCTGCTGCACGCGGGCACCTGGGGCTCGGTGTGCGACGACACCTGGGCCTtctccgccgccgccgtcgtCTGCCGCTACCTGGGCTGCGGCCAGGTgatcgcggccccgccccgcgcgcgcttcgggcccggccggggccCCGTGTGGCTGGACGGGCTCACCTGCACAGGTGCGGAGGGGGCGCTGGATGAGTGCGGCCACAAAGGCTGGGGCGTGCACACCTGCGACCACAGCGAGGACGCCGGCGTGGTGTGCTCAG gttcCGGCCTGGCTGACCTGGCTCACCTGCGCCTGGCCGAGGGCGCGTCCAGGTGCGCCGGGCGCCTCCAGGTGCTGCACGAGGGGCGCTGGGGCGGGGTCTGCGCCCACACCTGGGACCTGGCGGCCGCGCAGGTGAGCTGCCGCCAGCTGGGCTGCGGCCCCGCCCTGGAGGCCTCCAAGGTGAGCGCGGGCGGCGAGGAGCTCACCTGGGTGGAGGCCGTCAGGTGCAACGGCACCGAGGGGAACCTGCTGGAGTGCCAGGTGCAGGTGTGGGGCGCCCCCCGCTGCCCCCACGCCACGGTCACCTGTGCGGCCCCAG GTACGACCCTGACATCCTCAGGTGCGACCCTGGCACCCTCAGGTGTGACCCCGGCACCCTCAGGTGCGACCCTGGCACCCTCAGGTGCGACCCTGACGCCCTCAGGTGCGACCCCGGCGCCCTCAGGTGCGACCCCGACgcccccaggtgagccccaggcgCCCCCAG GTGAGCAGCCGGAGGAGGGCCAGGTGCGCCTGGCCGGGGGCCCGCACAGGTGCGCGGGGCGCGTGGAGGTTTTCCACGCGGGCAGGTGGGGCACGGTGTGCGACGACTCGTGGGACGTGGCGGACGCGGAGGTCACCTGCCGCCAGGTGCGCTGCGGCCCCGCGCTCTGGGCGCCGGGTGCGGCGCGCttcggggagggggcggggcccaTCTGGCTGGACGGGCTCAGGTGCGCCGGCTCCGAGGAGCACCTGGCGCAGTGCCCCGCGCGGCCCTGGGGCGAGCACACCTGCAACCACGTGGAGGACGCCAGCGCCATCTGCTCAG GCTCGGGGCTGAGCGCGGTGCCCCAGGTGCGGCTCTCAGGTGCGCCGGACAGGTGCGCCGGGCGCGTGGAGGTGCTGCACGAGCACCTGTGGGGCACCGTGTGCGACGACACCTGGGACCTGCGGCACGCGCGGGTGATCTGCCGCCAGCTGGGCTGCGGCGCCGCGCTGGAGGCGCCAGGTGCGGCCAGGTACGGCCGGGGCGCGGGGCCCATCTGGCTGGACGACGTCACCTGCGCGGGCGACGAGAGggacctgttccagtgccccgCCCgcacctggggccagcacaACTGCCACCACGGCGAGGACGCGGGCGTGGTGTGCGCAG GTAACTTCAGCTCAGGTGAGCTGCGGCTGGTGGCCGGGCCGCACCTGTGCGCAGGTAGGGTGGAGGTGCTGCACGAGGGGCAGTGGGGGACGGTCTGCGACGACGGCTGGGACATGAACGACGCCCAG GTGGTGTGCCGCCAGGTGGGCTGCGGGGCGGCGCTGGCGGCCCTGAGCCGCTCCCACTTCGGGGCGGCCTCGGGGCAGATCTGGCTGGACGAGGTCACCTGCGCGGGCAGCGAGCGGCACCTGGCGCAGTGCCACGCCCgcacctggggccagcacaACTGCAACCACGGCGAGGACGCGGGCGTGGTGTGCGCAG CCCCCAGCTCCGCGGCCCCGCTCACACctgtgcaggaggaggaggagccctTCCAGGTGCGCTTGGCCGACGGCCCCGGCAGGTGCGCGGGGCGGGTggaggtgctgcacctgggcagGTGGGGCACCGTGTGCGACGACACCTGGGACCTGGCGGCCGCGCGGGTCACCTGCCGGCAGCTGGGCTGCGGCACCGCCGTCAGCGCACCTGGGCGCGCCCGCTTCGGGCCGGGCACGGACCCCATCTGGCTGGACGGGATGCACTGCACAGGTGAGGAGCTCACCTTGGCCCAGTGCGACCACCGGCGCTGGGGCGAGCACAACTGCGGGCACAGCGAGGACGCCAGCGCCGTCTGCACAG gtgcagaccccccccaggtgcggctgcggggcggccccgggcccTGCGCGGGGCAGGTGCAGGTGCTGCACAACCGCAGCTGGCACCAGGTGtgcgggcagcgctggggcCTGCCCGAGGCGCAGGTGGTGTGCAGGCAGGTGGGCTGCGGGCCCGCCCTCGGCGCACCTGTGGGGCCGCACCTGcccgcggggggcgcggggctccTGCAGGGGCTCACCTGTGAGGGCTCCGAGTCGCAGCTCCTCGAGTGCCGGCGCAGGGACGCGGGGCTGGGCACCTGCGGCGCAGGTGGGGCCGCGGGGGTGCTCTGTGCCACGCCCACAG GTGCGGCCCCGTCCTGCGCGTACCTGGTggcgctgctggtgctgctgacgTCACTGAGCGGGGCCCTGCTCTGGCTCACCTTGCGGGCCAGGTGTGTCACAG ctcACCTGGATGCCCCGAGGGTCCCCGGCGCCATTtacctgcccaggagggccccaCCTGGCGAGGCCGATGAGCTGCAGCTGATGGAGGACGCCCCCTGA
- the LOC138102667 gene encoding scavenger receptor cysteine-rich domain-containing group B protein-like isoform X1 has product MRIWGPLSLRAHLGLLLHLWLCGPGEAGPAPLRLAGGPHRCAGRVEVFHAGRWGTVCDDSWDVAAAEVTCRQVRCGPALALPGTGEFGTGEGPIWLDDVTCTGREEALELCRARPWGEHNCHHGEDAGVACAGADPPVQPQVLPQGDAQVDARVDDEVDAQVQLKVRLVNGSSRCAGRVEVLHLGRWGTVCDDTWDLAAARVTCRQLGCGTAVSAPGSARFGPGTDPIWLDGTHCTGEELTLAQCQLHPWGEHNCGHSEDASAVCTGADPPQVRLRGGPGPCAGQVQVLHNRSWHQVCGQRWGLPEAQVVCRQVGCGPALSAPVGPQPVPAGGPWLAGLSCRGSEELLLECRRIEAGACASGAAAAIACAEPPGVPDSCSVLEALLGVGAGLCGALLGLYLCARCAPPRRGRRHKGEPLIPEPEEPPSAAEP; this is encoded by the exons aTGAGGATTTGGGGACCCCTTTCCCTGCGTGcccacctggggctgctcctgcaccTGTGGCTCTGCG GCCCAGGTGaggccggccccgccccgctgcgCCTGGCCGGGGGCCCGCACAGGTGCGCGGGGCGCGTGGAGGTTTTCCACGCGGGCAGGTGGGGCACGGTGTGCGACGACTCGTGGGACGTGGCGGCCGCGGAGGTCACCTGCCGCCAGGTGCGCTGCGGCCCCGCGCTGGCGCTGCCCGGCACAGGTGAGTTCGGCACAGGTGAGGGGCCCATCTGGCTGGACGACGTCACCTGCACGGGCCGCGAGGAGGCGCTGGAGCTGTGCCGGGCACGGCCCTGGGGCGAGCACAACTGCCACCATGGCGAGGACGCGGGAGTGGCGTGCGCAG GTGCTGATCCCCCGGTGCAGCCCCAG GTGCTGCCCCAGGGGGACGCTCAGGTGGACGCTCGGGTGGATGATGAGGTGGATGCCCAGGTGCAGCTGAAG GTGCGGCTGGTGAACGGCTCCTCCAGGTGCGCGGGGCGGGTggaggtgctgcacctgggcagGTGGGGCACCGTGTGCGACGACACCTGGGACCTGGCGGCCGCGCGGGTCACCTGCCGGCAGCTGGGCTGCGGCACCGCCGTCAGCGCACCTGGCAGCGCCCGCTTCGGGCCGGGCACGGACCCCATCTGGCTGGACGGGACGCACTGCACAGGTGAGGAGCTCACCTTGGCCCAGTGCCAGCTGCACCCCTGGGGCGAGCACAACTGCGGGCACAGCGAGGACGCCAGCGCCGTCTGCACAg gtGCAGACCCCCCCCAGGTGCGGctgcggggcggccccgggcccTGCGCGGGGCAGGTGCAGGTGCTGCACAACCGCAGCTGGCACCAGGTGtgcgggcagcgctggggcCTGCCCGAGGCGCAGGTGGTGTGCAGGCAGGTGGGCTGCGGGCCCGCCCTCAGCGCACCTGTGGGGCCGCAGCCCGTGCCCGCGGGGGGGCCCTGGCTGGCCGGGCTCAGCTGCCGCGGCtccgaggagctgctgctcgaGTGCCGCCGCATCGAGGCCGGAGCCTGCGCCTCAGGTGCGGCCGCCGCCATCGCCTGCGCCGAGCcaccag gtgttCCGGACTCCTGCTCGGTGCTGGAGGCGCTGCTgggggtgggggcggggctctgcggggccctgctgggcCTTTACCTGTGCGCCAGGTGCGCccccccccgccggggccggcgCCACAAAG GGGAGCCCCTGATCCCGGAGCCGGAGGAGCCGCCGAGCGCAGCGGAGCCgtag
- the LOC138102667 gene encoding scavenger receptor cysteine-rich domain-containing group B protein-like isoform X2: MRIWGPLSLRAHLGLLLHLWLCGPGEAGPAPLRLAGGPHRCAGRVEVFHAGRWGTVCDDSWDVAAAEVTCRQVRCGPALALPGTGEFGTGEGPIWLDDVTCTGREEALELCRARPWGEHNCHHGEDAGVACAGADPPVQPQGDAQVDARVDDEVDAQVQLKVRLVNGSSRCAGRVEVLHLGRWGTVCDDTWDLAAARVTCRQLGCGTAVSAPGSARFGPGTDPIWLDGTHCTGEELTLAQCQLHPWGEHNCGHSEDASAVCTGADPPQVRLRGGPGPCAGQVQVLHNRSWHQVCGQRWGLPEAQVVCRQVGCGPALSAPVGPQPVPAGGPWLAGLSCRGSEELLLECRRIEAGACASGAAAAIACAEPPGVPDSCSVLEALLGVGAGLCGALLGLYLCARCAPPRRGRRHKGEPLIPEPEEPPSAAEP; encoded by the exons aTGAGGATTTGGGGACCCCTTTCCCTGCGTGcccacctggggctgctcctgcaccTGTGGCTCTGCG GCCCAGGTGaggccggccccgccccgctgcgCCTGGCCGGGGGCCCGCACAGGTGCGCGGGGCGCGTGGAGGTTTTCCACGCGGGCAGGTGGGGCACGGTGTGCGACGACTCGTGGGACGTGGCGGCCGCGGAGGTCACCTGCCGCCAGGTGCGCTGCGGCCCCGCGCTGGCGCTGCCCGGCACAGGTGAGTTCGGCACAGGTGAGGGGCCCATCTGGCTGGACGACGTCACCTGCACGGGCCGCGAGGAGGCGCTGGAGCTGTGCCGGGCACGGCCCTGGGGCGAGCACAACTGCCACCATGGCGAGGACGCGGGAGTGGCGTGCGCAG GTGCTGATCCCCCGGTGCAGCCCCAG GGGGACGCTCAGGTGGACGCTCGGGTGGATGATGAGGTGGATGCCCAGGTGCAGCTGAAG GTGCGGCTGGTGAACGGCTCCTCCAGGTGCGCGGGGCGGGTggaggtgctgcacctgggcagGTGGGGCACCGTGTGCGACGACACCTGGGACCTGGCGGCCGCGCGGGTCACCTGCCGGCAGCTGGGCTGCGGCACCGCCGTCAGCGCACCTGGCAGCGCCCGCTTCGGGCCGGGCACGGACCCCATCTGGCTGGACGGGACGCACTGCACAGGTGAGGAGCTCACCTTGGCCCAGTGCCAGCTGCACCCCTGGGGCGAGCACAACTGCGGGCACAGCGAGGACGCCAGCGCCGTCTGCACAg gtGCAGACCCCCCCCAGGTGCGGctgcggggcggccccgggcccTGCGCGGGGCAGGTGCAGGTGCTGCACAACCGCAGCTGGCACCAGGTGtgcgggcagcgctggggcCTGCCCGAGGCGCAGGTGGTGTGCAGGCAGGTGGGCTGCGGGCCCGCCCTCAGCGCACCTGTGGGGCCGCAGCCCGTGCCCGCGGGGGGGCCCTGGCTGGCCGGGCTCAGCTGCCGCGGCtccgaggagctgctgctcgaGTGCCGCCGCATCGAGGCCGGAGCCTGCGCCTCAGGTGCGGCCGCCGCCATCGCCTGCGCCGAGCcaccag gtgttCCGGACTCCTGCTCGGTGCTGGAGGCGCTGCTgggggtgggggcggggctctgcggggccctgctgggcCTTTACCTGTGCGCCAGGTGCGCccccccccgccggggccggcgCCACAAAG GGGAGCCCCTGATCCCGGAGCCGGAGGAGCCGCCGAGCGCAGCGGAGCCgtag